The following proteins are encoded in a genomic region of Dasypus novemcinctus isolate mDasNov1 chromosome 21, mDasNov1.1.hap2, whole genome shotgun sequence:
- the KRT20 gene encoding keratin, type I cytoskeletal 20, giving the protein MDFSDRSLQLSLSPSSQVSELNEGGFRYRKRVMAAPSVYGGAGGHGTRISTFSPMVHSGNEIHTCNLFVDNEKITMQSLNDRLANYLKNVHHLEHSNSRLEVQIKQWYETNSASTRRDYSEYYQQIQELQHQVKDALLKNARCVLQIDNAKLAAEDFKIKYEIEKSMRLTVESEIQSLKKVCDELTLLKTDMEIQIEELNKDLAVLKKEHQEEVDCLKKQLGKTVNVEVDAPPGQNLGTIMNEMREKYEAMAQKYLQDAKEQFDLQIGTLQQQVTVSTEELKGTELQIKELSHHHQNLKIQFHTQLSMKESLARTLEETKARYSGQLAKIQALLKSLETQLRQIRTELECQNKEYDILHDIKTQLEHEIATYRSLLEGVDVTTTGFPLNIPEEIDRKATRKTKTDVQVIVDGKVVLSEVNETEETV; this is encoded by the exons ATGGATTTCTCCGACAGAAGCTTGCAGCTGAGCCTGAGTCCCTCCTCGCAGGTCTCTGAACTCAATGAGGGCGGTTTCCGGTACAGGAAGCGCGTGATGGCTGCCCCCAGCGTCTATGGGGGCGCGGGGGGCCATGGCACCCGCATCTCCACCTTCAGTCCCATGGTGCACAGTGGGAATGAAATCCACACGTGCAATCTGTTTGTTGACAACGAGAAAATAACCATGCAGAGCCTAAATGACCGTCTAGCAAATTACCTGAAAAATGTGCATCACCTGGAGCACTCTAACTCCAGACTTGAGGTGCAGATCAAACAGTGGTATGAAACAAACTCCGCGAGCACCCGTCGAGACTACAGCGAGTACTACCAACAAATCCAAGAGCTGCAACATCAG GTTAAAGATGCGCTACTTAAAAATGCTCGATGTGTCCTGCAAATTGATAATGCTAAACTGGCTGCTGAGGACTTCAAAATTAA GTATGAGATTGAGAAGTCGATGAGACTAACAGTAGAGTCAGAGATCCAAAGCCTGAAGAAGGTCTGTGATGAACTAACCTTACTTAAAACAGACATGGAGATTCAAATTGAAGAACTGAATAAAGACCTGGCTGTGCTCAAAAAAGAACATCAGGAg GAAGTCGACTGCCTGAAAAAACAGCTGGGCAAGACGGTCAATGTGGAGGTGGACGCTCCTCCAGGCCAGAACCTCGGCACTATCATGAATGAAATGAGGGAGAAATATGAAGCCATGGCCCAGAAGTACCTTCAAGATGCCAAAGAACAGTTTGATCTACAG ATTGGAACACTGCAACAACAAGTCACAGTGAGCACTGAAGAGTTAAAAGGAACTGAGCTTCAAATCAAGGAGCTGAGCCACCACCACCAGAACCTGAAGATACAGTTCCACACCCAGCTCAGTATG AAAGAATCTTTGGCACGCACACTAGAGGAGACCAAAGCTCGTTACAGTGGGCAGCTGGCCAAAATCCAGGCACTGCTGAAGTCCCTAGAGACCCAACTGAGGCAGATTCGAACCGAGTTGGAATGCCAGAACAAGGAATACGATATTCTTCATGACATAAAGACTCAGCTTGAACACGAAATTGCTACTTATCGTAGCCTTCTGGAAGGAGTGGACGTAAC aactacaGGATTTCCATTAAACATCCCGGAAGAAAtag ATAGAAAGGCAACGAGGAAGACTAAGACGGATGTACAAGTCATAGTGGACGGCAAGGTTGTATTATCTGAAGTCAACGAGACGGAAGAAACTGTATAA